In the Leptotrichia sp. oral taxon 212 genome, one interval contains:
- a CDS encoding diacylglycerol kinase family protein, with amino-acid sequence MIFICFHIYVIEIEMKEKRKLRKALLVYNPKSGNSDLILNSFDLIATRLLKNEITLTLYSINKEYNELTNILRNEKYDILILSGGDGTLSKSLSQLYNEGIEFPDVAIFPTGTSNDLAKSLNLGDNVKKWIDNIVNGKAKSLDFGLINNKTVFLSSYAGGLFTKVSYNTDKNLKKVIGKTAYHIAGLAELTNIKEFDLDITLDSGEKISEKAILYMILNGKSVGGFDKIIDNADMNDGLMNILIVKNIENPFDLPAVLLDLINSNLENNDYVRTVTAKSCVIEKIDDEVGVSIDGEEGKNRKAKIKFVSNRLRIFRK; translated from the coding sequence ATGATATTTATATGCTTTCATATATATGTCATAGAAATAGAAATGAAAGAAAAAAGAAAATTAAGAAAAGCTCTTCTGGTATATAATCCAAAATCAGGTAATTCAGATTTAATATTAAACAGTTTTGATCTGATAGCTACCAGACTTTTGAAGAATGAGATTACTTTGACTCTTTACAGTATAAACAAGGAATATAATGAACTGACAAATATTCTTAGAAATGAGAAATATGATATATTAATTTTATCAGGCGGAGACGGGACGTTAAGTAAAAGTTTAAGCCAGTTGTATAATGAAGGAATAGAATTTCCTGATGTTGCAATATTCCCGACAGGAACTTCGAATGATCTGGCAAAGTCATTGAATCTGGGTGACAATGTTAAAAAGTGGATTGATAATATTGTGAATGGAAAGGCGAAATCTCTGGATTTTGGACTTATAAATAATAAAACTGTATTTCTATCTTCCTATGCAGGCGGACTTTTTACAAAAGTTTCCTATAATACTGACAAAAATCTGAAAAAAGTAATAGGAAAGACGGCATACCATATAGCAGGACTGGCTGAACTGACAAATATTAAGGAGTTTGACCTTGACATAACCCTTGACAGTGGCGAAAAAATAAGTGAAAAGGCAATATTATACATGATTTTAAATGGAAAGAGCGTAGGAGGATTTGATAAAATTATTGATAATGCTGATATGAATGACGGGCTTATGAATATTCTGATTGTGAAGAATATAGAAAATCCTTTTGACCTTCCTGCAGTACTGCTGGATCTCATTAACAGCAATCTGGAAAATAATGATTATGTAAGAACTGTAACTGCAAAAAGCTGCGTAATTGAAAAAATAGATGATGAGGTAGGAGTCAGCATTGACGGAGAGGAAGGGAAAAATAGAAAAGCCAAGATAAAATTTGTAAGCAACAGGCTTAGAATTTTTAGAAAATAA
- a CDS encoding glycoside hydrolase family 57 protein: protein MNGYLSFVLHAHLPYVRHPEYKEFLEEDWLYEAITETYIPLLEMFENLTRDNIPWNLTITMSGTLVNMLNDDLLRGRYVKHLNKLIEFCELEVERLKEYPDMIKVANHNLWFHKRAKSVYEEKYARDLVGAFRKFQDQGNLEIIPVTATHGFLPVMKDYPEAVNAQVYMAKKDYIKNFNREPKGIWLAECAYYPGQDKFLEKHGIRYFLVDAHGIMHSDPRPVYGIYSPVYTKNGVAAFARDLESSEQVWSSEIGYPGDGVYREFHKDAGYELDYEYVKPYLHSDGVRRNMGIKYHAITDKKGTFKAVYDPDAAYGRAKEHAYNFVYNRSKQIEFLASKMKYRKPIVVSPYDAELYGHWWYEGPIFLEWVFRATAESNFSTITPYQYLERYPTNQIVDVSMSSWGANGYYDVWIDGSNDYAYRHLHKAAQKMIEVANGREPYNELEYRALNQMARELMMAQTSCWEFIMFTGTMVGYAHKKISDHIHRLFKLYEDFKNGMLDESWVAEIESRDNIFPEIEYRMYRTSWL from the coding sequence ATGAACGGATATTTAAGTTTTGTGCTGCATGCGCATCTGCCGTATGTAAGACACCCTGAATACAAAGAATTTTTGGAAGAAGACTGGCTATATGAAGCAATTACTGAAACATATATACCACTTCTTGAAATGTTTGAAAATCTTACAAGAGATAACATTCCATGGAATTTAACAATAACAATGTCAGGAACATTGGTTAATATGTTAAATGATGATTTACTGAGAGGCAGATATGTCAAACATTTAAATAAGTTAATAGAATTCTGTGAATTAGAAGTTGAAAGACTGAAAGAATATCCGGATATGATTAAAGTAGCTAATCATAACTTGTGGTTCCACAAGAGGGCAAAATCTGTATATGAAGAAAAGTATGCAAGAGATTTAGTTGGAGCATTTAGAAAATTTCAGGATCAGGGAAATCTTGAAATCATACCTGTTACTGCGACACATGGATTCCTTCCTGTAATGAAGGACTACCCTGAAGCTGTAAATGCTCAGGTTTATATGGCTAAAAAAGATTATATTAAAAATTTCAATAGGGAACCTAAAGGAATATGGCTTGCAGAATGTGCCTATTATCCTGGACAGGATAAGTTCCTTGAAAAACACGGGATAAGATATTTCCTTGTGGATGCCCATGGAATAATGCACAGTGACCCAAGACCTGTATATGGAATCTATTCCCCTGTATATACTAAAAATGGAGTAGCTGCGTTTGCAAGGGATCTTGAATCTTCAGAACAGGTGTGGAGTTCAGAGATAGGTTATCCAGGTGATGGAGTTTACAGGGAATTCCATAAGGATGCGGGATATGAGCTTGATTATGAGTATGTAAAACCATATCTGCACAGTGACGGAGTAAGAAGAAACATGGGGATAAAATATCATGCAATAACTGATAAAAAAGGAACTTTTAAAGCTGTCTATGATCCTGATGCTGCATATGGAAGAGCAAAGGAACATGCCTATAACTTTGTCTATAACAGATCAAAGCAGATAGAGTTTCTGGCTTCAAAAATGAAATATAGAAAGCCGATTGTAGTTTCTCCTTATGATGCGGAACTTTATGGACACTGGTGGTATGAAGGGCCTATTTTCCTTGAGTGGGTATTTAGAGCGACAGCAGAATCCAACTTTTCCACAATAACTCCTTATCAGTATCTTGAAAGATATCCAACTAACCAGATAGTGGATGTAAGTATGTCAAGCTGGGGAGCAAATGGATATTATGATGTATGGATAGACGGATCAAATGACTATGCTTACAGACATCTGCACAAGGCTGCCCAGAAAATGATAGAAGTGGCAAACGGAAGAGAGCCATATAATGAACTGGAATATAGAGCATTGAATCAAATGGCTAGAGAACTTATGATGGCACAGACTTCATGCTGGGAATTTATAATGTTTACAGGAACAATGGTTGGATATGCTCACAAAAAGATAAGCGACCATATACATAGACTGTTTAAGCTGTATGAAGACTTTAAGAATGGAATGCTCGATGAATCATGGGTTGCTGAGATAGAGTCAAGAGACAACATATTCCCTGAAATAGAATATAGAATGTACAGAACCAGCTGGCTGTAA